A window of the Miscanthus floridulus cultivar M001 chromosome 14, ASM1932011v1, whole genome shotgun sequence genome harbors these coding sequences:
- the LOC136504284 gene encoding uncharacterized protein isoform X2 has product MTTTRGGDRSALAGLRLRRLIPLLRRHRLYRAAHVLKRKTCVFFDAARLRRMMLRDRWAAASAYALSFVDYRDCSHEADELNYRILLRVLAALAAGQARSVEPLFRRIYACIQFFPEYDRIRGLLLAMRSDDTKSSRLYGRFKPRAVQGIMDLVAKCPELNKASTRSPRCMSLGHTESWRSTSHHKNKASSLPAHILALSFLTKRPPQISHRMNSSDAPSTAAFGVMLSTSPAPAKMFPVSSTNDTGSKPKRGS; this is encoded by the exons atgacgacgacgaggggCGGCGATCGTTCGGCATTGGCGGGGCTGCGGCTCCGCCGCCTCATCCCTTTGCTCAGGCGCCACCGCCTCTACCGCGCCGCCCACGT CCTGAAGCGGAAGACGTGCGTCTTCTTCGACGCGGCGCGGCTCCGGCGGATGATGCTCCGCGACCGCTGGGCCGCCGCCTCGGCCTACGCCCTCAGCTTCGTCGATTACCGCGACTGCAGCCACGAGGCCGACGAGCTCAACTACCGCATCCTTCTCCGCGTGCTCGCCGCCTTGGCAGCTGGCCAGGCCCGCTCCGTCGAGCCCCTCTTCCGGCGCATCTACGCTTGCATCCAGTTCTTCCCAGAGTACGACCGCATACGCGGGCTCCTACTCGCCATGCGCTCCGACGACACCAA GTCCTCCAGGCTATATGGGCGCTTCAAGCCCAGGGCAGTGCAGGGCATTATGGACTTGGTTGCCAAGTGCCCAGAGCTCAACAAAGCCAGTACACGGTCACCCCGCTGCATGTCTCTTGGTCatactga ATCATGGCGAAGTACAAGTCATCACAAGAATAAAGCTAGCAGTCTTCCGGCACATATCCTCGCCCTTTCCTTTCTAACAAAAAG GCCTCCTCAGATCAGTCACAGGATGAATTCTTCAG ATGCTCCAAGTACTGCAGCTTTTGGGGTTATGCTGTCTACTTCACCAGCACCAGCTAAAATGTTTCCAGTTTCATCCACTAATGACACAG GCAGCAAGCCAAAGAGAGGAAGCTGA
- the LOC136502989 gene encoding uncharacterized protein: MTPRPILFVDGRVEAYDGENEELDMLETLASVLQEPPSMDSVLQDELTIGAEIVQVEQYDNQLGPNDLQACLRQGEWNRALDILTHMVRNGAAAGNAVNAEANPLDIRRTHPELVLLLRGQALFDLSKMGDAIRAAAYHRNYICADYPDDSSTGIESVDKLLAEIHAMVQSEALPRKCLFNDKNKTRRSVNDYLKIYFPTFRDVQIEDGVVPIGLFGERRGNEVRCIACHDFKKKKYGEKKLYYHQLHDPEGRQARCPASTEYIRTKIRDVLPRKEAATTEHPPLQDGAQGP, from the exons atgacgccaag GCCGATTCTTTTTGTGGATGGACGTGTTGAAGCTTATGATGGTGAAAATGAAGAATTGGATATGTTAGAGAC GTTGGCATCAGTACTGCAAGAGCCACCTTCTATGGACAGTGTTCTTCAAGACGAGCTTACTATTGGAGC AGAGATAGTGCAGGTGGAGCAATATGACAATCAGCTCGGACCCAATGATTTGCAAGCCTGCCTTCGCCAAGGAGAATGGAACCGTGCACTTGATATCTTGACTCACATGGTGCGAAACGGAGCTGCTGCTGGTAATGCCGTGAATGCTGAGGCAAACCCGCTGGATATCAGGAGGACACACCccgagcttgtgttgttgctgcGGGGGCAAGCATTATTTGATCTGAGCAAAATGGGTGATGCCATCCGAGCTGCTGCTTACCACCGCAACTATATCTGTGCTGATTATCCTGATGATTCCAGTACCGGCATCGAGTCCGTGGACAAGCTGTTGGCTGAAATACATGCGATGGTTCAGAGTGAGGCGCTGCCGAG AAAATGTCTCTTCAATGACAAGAATAAAACACGCCGGTCTGTTAATGACTACTTGAAGATCTACTTTCCTACATTCCG GGATGTGCAGATAGAAGATGGAGTCGTACCCATAGGGCTGTTCGGCGAGAGGCGGGGTAACGAGGTGCGCTGCATAGCCTGCCATGATTTCAAGAAGAAGAAATACGGCGAGAAAAAGCTCTACTATCATCAGCTACATGACCCTGAAGGTAGACAGGCGCGGTGTCCTGCTTCCACTGAGTACATACGAACAAAGATTCGTGATGTTCTCCCAAGAAAAGAGGCAGCAACAAcagagcatcctcctcttcaggatGGCGCACAGGGACCATGA
- the LOC136504284 gene encoding uncharacterized protein isoform X1 has protein sequence MTTTRGGDRSALAGLRLRRLIPLLRRHRLYRAAHVLKRKTCVFFDAARLRRMMLRDRWAAASAYALSFVDYRDCSHEADELNYRILLRVLAALAAGQARSVEPLFRRIYACIQFFPEYDRIRGLLLAMRSDDTKSSRLYGRFKPRAVQGIMDLVAKCPELNKASTRSPRCMSLGHTESWRSTSHHKNKASSLPAHILALSFLTKRPPQISHRMNSSDAPSTAAFGVMLSTSPAPAKMFPVSSTNDTATQAASQREEAEITKAPAAASNLVAGLRVPRQRRPNPQYIGPEWIS, from the exons atgacgacgacgaggggCGGCGATCGTTCGGCATTGGCGGGGCTGCGGCTCCGCCGCCTCATCCCTTTGCTCAGGCGCCACCGCCTCTACCGCGCCGCCCACGT CCTGAAGCGGAAGACGTGCGTCTTCTTCGACGCGGCGCGGCTCCGGCGGATGATGCTCCGCGACCGCTGGGCCGCCGCCTCGGCCTACGCCCTCAGCTTCGTCGATTACCGCGACTGCAGCCACGAGGCCGACGAGCTCAACTACCGCATCCTTCTCCGCGTGCTCGCCGCCTTGGCAGCTGGCCAGGCCCGCTCCGTCGAGCCCCTCTTCCGGCGCATCTACGCTTGCATCCAGTTCTTCCCAGAGTACGACCGCATACGCGGGCTCCTACTCGCCATGCGCTCCGACGACACCAA GTCCTCCAGGCTATATGGGCGCTTCAAGCCCAGGGCAGTGCAGGGCATTATGGACTTGGTTGCCAAGTGCCCAGAGCTCAACAAAGCCAGTACACGGTCACCCCGCTGCATGTCTCTTGGTCatactga ATCATGGCGAAGTACAAGTCATCACAAGAATAAAGCTAGCAGTCTTCCGGCACATATCCTCGCCCTTTCCTTTCTAACAAAAAG GCCTCCTCAGATCAGTCACAGGATGAATTCTTCAG ATGCTCCAAGTACTGCAGCTTTTGGGGTTATGCTGTCTACTTCACCAGCACCAGCTAAAATGTTTCCAGTTTCATCCACTAATGACACAG CTACCCAGGCAGCAAGCCAAAGAGAGGAAGCTGAAATCACCAAGGCGCCAGCGGCTGCCTCGAATCTTGTTGCTGGGCTTCGCGTCCCACGTCAGCGTCGACCCAACCCACAATACATTGGcccagagtggatttcttga